A genomic window from Cardiocondyla obscurior isolate alpha-2009 linkage group LG02, Cobs3.1, whole genome shotgun sequence includes:
- the Trio gene encoding triple functional domain protein isoform X2, translated as MDGTRAAEVLPLLQERLAILPGGRDRRGGPVLLFPSTPRRERAKPEDYRRLLQYLFAIPSDEARGLRFTVIVDMRGTTWDSVKPILKVLHEHFHRTVHVTFLIKPENFWQKQRTSLGKQKKYNFEINTISLEALVKVIDPSQLTADLDGSLQYDHAQWIDTRLVVEDFTWQAADLLDRLDDLQEDLSRNDFADDVAGAKHGIDLHNEMKKKIMKVPVEEIEVLGQRLLQRFNNSATATGGEGGSIDNGAASCTDSDGRALATLVIQHLDSVHAAQQHLLQLWHIKKMKLDQCFQLRLFEQDCEKMFDWICHNREAFLATYVEIGRSYQLAKNLQEEHKHFTMSSMNVYVNINKILTMAGKLLETQHYAAGHVRAVAGRLDRAWKEFAAGLDERTAVLSLSVVFHHKAEQYVDNVPGWSQACEISNLPSEIPVLESHIRQHQTLYEAMCQAYTEVYNAYQALLSGLGSMLQVCHNVSAHSSGSDIFRVDYVHSTSKKLLYQLDHLVQVCNQPQGIDHVARKHSQDGHNIDSHTGTSGNPAADYSEGASHVLAVIHQILGHHRALEARWHARKVKLHQRLALKLFQEDVKQVLDWLTNHGEVFIRKNTGVGRNLQKARVYQKSHEHFENVAQNTYTNATKLLTAAEELAHTGECAPDEIYAVAQELEAHVSSFAARVEQRRRRLDLAVVFYTHEKELTGWVDELRQELQQDEVAENLETAERLLEQCAQHRSSCMEACASTIAQGEALLQELREATDAPDTTGSISAVESALDRLASLRQELEDLWATKKLRLELCLRLRVFERDALEASGQLEMWAQELQGPPREGSPEQLLRVHNDGVAHMQNTAFQILHRGQELAQVLEEAGVCIMADGQHSAAARVQVLLEFLNERELDAEDLAEMRRVRLEQASQLLQLQTDASHVIKWIRNGESILLASLRIPDDFEDADQLGKEHYHFQLAITNTHASAVQVKHKADALINGNHYDPKSIREVAEDVTKRWQQLVTCAEERHKLITASLNFYKTVDSVRSVLDSLELQYNVDDDWCADGEKAAGIPASITRHQEQKEAFLKACTLVRRTGETFLKYINRSLQFYSYHANSAGSANKVKNILEELVSKENKVLEYWTQRKKRLDQCHQYVLFERSAKQALEWIKETGELYLATHINVGKNRIENEQLLQEHIEFKGAAKETRERVKLLIQLADNLVERGHAHAAAIKQAVAEVDQRYKDFSTRMDCYKTQIEGDLGIQPDEVHRDLSIDRNSDPLLEEKIKGKDLKELNEEKRRSARRKEFIMAELLQTERTYVKDLETCIRCFLDETRSGKGNVPAGLQNRESIIFSNIEEIHQFHSNVFLRELEKYETMPEDVGHCFVVWAPKFDMYVTYCKNKPESNQLLITHSGTWFEELQRKHRVEHPIAAYLIKPVQRITKYQLLLKDLQACCQEGQGEIKEGLEVMLNVPKKANDALHLSLLEGCDVSIDALGDVVLQDSFTVWDPKQLIRKGRDRHIFLFELYLLFTKEVKDSAGKVKYVYKNRLLTSELGVTEHIEGDECKFAVWTGRAPTSDTRVVLRANSMDAKQLWVMRLREVIQETFLGKNMPKSPAKKSSSQRSSRDLEECASLDESVENLDRNSLASFGSTNTTDSDKTGVVEMTWVVADHMAAPGSRELSVTKGQQVEVLENGSTNTGTTAGVTNTGEWTLVRLPLTPGQVEPAAEGLVPTSALKQPPAASCKTSPSRKASTQQQQQPQQQQSHQHHHQQQQSHHHPYHQQQINQAIVQAQQQPTAVSSSTTANTLPPTCGVAGVPPTTQQATSLTALSSAVLSPMLSEDTENAGSDGSGSTSTNSPGNKRRGFSGRKWLPPSLRKLSQGKVEKTNTAVPPASSPPLIGPSLKKSSSDKRFKLPSGVEHNRPGKAAFEVEAEAHEVSKEESEEQQEVDVDVDADVTESDDTAVTSLQEQNGGEDADDDLELPPPMKPITEPILVATANGPSGSAIPSELPGKRSASLSERTTKILDGGATTADLSEIEQIVKERMEQHTENQERHSLMRTPNGKSLSNEEEYCNAAINAIASDESDPESAAIAKRQFVIRELVDTERDYVNDLKQIVEGYMALMRDPDCEIPLPEDLRAGKDKMVFGNIEAIYEWHRDFFLKALERCLERPEELGPLFKRYERKLHMYVVYCQNKPVSEYIVSEHIDTYFEELRQKLGHRLQLCDLLIKPVQRITKYQLLLREALRLTERTQRLSEIEGLRAAAHVMRVIPKAANDMMDVGRLQGFDGKITAQGKLLLHGPLLVSEISNASMRGKEWQVFLFEQNIIFSETVGKKTQFTNPVYIYKAHIQVNKMSLEDSNDDPEKFIIRSTDPRNPGLGFCCSVAEESNGPRRQEWVDTITAILQTQRDFLKAIQSPIAYQKELTKDPLRVTVSGTTTTTSEPVRATMSVPPTLIISGSTNRDKDHRPTQPLQRSQTGGLEHVQPRTPSPTKSRLTFLEGFKNTLRTRSPIRNNSIPQRGSSSSS; from the exons atgGATGGTACACGAGCGGCAGAAGTGTTGCCATTGCTGCAAGAACGCTTGGCAATACTACCAGGTGGACGAGATCGCAGGGGAGGGCCTGTGCTCTTGTTTCCAAGCACACCGAGACGCGAACGTGCAAAACCCGAGGATTACAGACGTCTCCTACAGTATTTGTTTGCCATCCCAAGTGATGAAGCTAGAGGCCTGCGATTTACCGTAATTGTGGATATGCGTGGTACAACATGGGACTCAGTTAAACCTATTTTAAag GTGTTGCATGAACATTTTCATCGTACAGTTCATGTAACTTTTCTTATTAAACCGGAAAATTTTTGGCAGAAACAAAGAACTTCGTTGGgtaaacagaaaaaatataattttgag atcAATACAATCAGCTTAGAGGCTCTTGTAAAAGTTATAGATCCTTCTCAGCTCACTGCAGATTTAGATGGATCCTTACAATACGATCATGCCCAATGGATTGACACTAGATTGGTTGTAGAAGATTTCACATGGCAGGCAGCAGATCTTCTCGATCGATTAGACGACTTGCAAGAAGATCTCAGTCGAAATGACTTTGCTGACGATGTTGCGGGAGCTAAGCACGGAATCGATCTGCATAAcgagatgaaaaagaaaatcatgaAAGTCCCAGTAGAAGAGATTGAAGTTCTCGGACAACGCCTACTTCAGCGATTTAacaata GTGCAACAGCAACCGGCGGGGAAGGAGGAAGTATCGATAATGGCGCGGCAAGTTGCACAGATTCCGATGGACGGGCACTGGCAACTCTAGTTATTCAGCATTTGGATTCCGTGCACGCTGCTCAACAACATCTATTGCAACTGTGGCACATCAAGAAGATGAAATTGGATCAGTGTTTTCAGCTGCGATTGTTCGAGCAAGATTGTGAAAAGATGTTCGATTGGATTTGTCACAATCGAGAAGCGTTTCTCGCCACTTACGTAGAGATCGGCCGCTCGTATCAATTGGCCAAAAATCTGCAGGAGGAGCATAAACATTTTACAATGAGTTCGATGAACGTTTACGTgaacataaataaaatcctTACAATGGCTGGCAAGTTACTGGAGACGCAGCATTACGCGGCTGGACATGTACGAGCAGTAGCAGGACGTCTAGATCGAGCTTGGAAGGAGTTCGCCGCGGGTCTTGACGAGCGTACCGCAGTACTTAGTTTAAGTGTAGTGTTTCACCATAAAGCGGAACAGTATGTTGATAATGTTCCTGGTTGGAGTCAAGCATGTGAGATTAGTAATCTGCCCAGTGAAATTCCAGTGCTCGAATCTCATATTCGTCAACATCAAACTCTCTACGAAGCTATGTGTCAGGCATATACAGAg GTTTACAATGCATATCAAGCGCTATTGAGCGGCCTGGGTTCAATGCTGCAAGTATGTCATAATGTGAGCGCCCATTCTTCAGGGTCGGATATATTTCGCGTCGATTAT GTGCATAGTACCAGTAAGAAGCTTCTTTATCAACTGGATCATCTTGTGCAAGTCTGTAATCAACCACAAGGAATTGACCATGTCGCCAGAAAACAT AGTCAAGACGGACATAACATCGACAGTCATACTGGCACCAGTGGTAATCCAGCAGCTGATTACAGCGAAGGTGCATCTCACGTATTAGCCGTCATTCATCAAATTCTTGGTCATCATCGAGCATTGGAAGCCCGTTGGCACGCTCGTAAAGTCAAGTTACATCAACGGCTTGCATTAAA gtTATTTCAAGAAGATGTGAAACAAGTTCTTGACTGGCTGACAAACCATGGGGAagtttttattagaaaaaacaCAGGTGTAGGCCGTAATCTGCAGAAAGCACGCGTGTATCAAAAAAGCCACGAACACTTTGAAAACGTTGCTCAG AATACTTACACAAATGCGACTAAACTTTTAACCGCCGCTGAAGAACTTGCTCACACAGGGGAATGCGCTCCTGATGAAATATATGCGGTGGCACAAGAATTGGAGGCTCACGTTAGTAGTTTTGCAGCGAGAGTCGAACAACGGCGCCGTAGATTGGATTTAGCAGTAGTGTTTTATACTCATGAAAAAgag ctcACCGGTTGGGTAGACGAGTTACGTCAGGAACTGCAACAAGATGAAGTTGCAGAAAACTTAGAGACAGCTGAAAGATTATTGGAACAATGCGCGCAGCATAGATCGTCCTGTATGGAGGCATGTGCTTCGACAATAGCCCAGGGAGAAGCTCTGCTACAAGAACTTCGCGAGGCAACCGATGCACCCGACACAACCGGCTCAATATCAGCAGTAGAGTCAGCTTTAGATAGATTAGCGAGCTTGAGGCAAGAATTAGAAGATTTGTGGGCCACCAAAAAACTAAGATTGGAACTATGCCTACGACTACGCGTCTTCGAGCGTGATGCGTTAGAAGCGAGTGGCCAACTGGAAATGTGGGCACAAGAACTGCAAGGTCCGCCACGAGAAGGTTCACCCGAGCAATTGCTGCGCGTGCATAACGACGGAGTCGCTCACATGCAGAATACTGCTTTTCAAATTCTGCACCGTGGTCAAGAATTGGCTCAAGTTTTGGAGGAGGCAGGGGTGTGCATTATGGCTGATGGTCAGCATAGCGCAGCGGCGCGAGTACAGGTGCTTCTTGAGTTTTTAAATGAGAGAGAATTAGACGCGGAGGATCTTGCAGAAATGCGAAGGGTACGACTAGAACAGGCATCTCAATTATTGCAACTACAAACAGACGCTTCTCATGTGATTAAGTGGATACGAAACGGTGAATCGATATTACTAGCCTCACTAAGGATACCAGACGATTTCGAAGACGCCGACCAATTAGGAAAGGAACATTATCATTTTCAACTCGCGATAACAAATACTCATGCGTCCGCCGTGCAAGTAAAGCATAAAGCGGATGCTTTAATAAACGGAAACCATTACGATCCCAAAAGTATCCGAGAAGTCGCCGAGGATGTTACCAAACGATGGCAGCAGTTAGTGACTTGTGCGGAAGAAcgacataaattaattactgccagtttaaatttttacaaaacggTAGATTCGGTACGTTCAGTTCTCGACAGTTTAGAATTGCAATATAATGTGGACGACGATTGGTGCGCTGATGGAGAAAAAGCCGCCGGAATACCGGCGAGCATTACCAGACACCAAGAGCAAAAGGAAGCCTTTTTAAAAGCTTGTACACTGGTACGACGAACTGGTGAAAcattcttaaaatatataaatcgtaGTCTGCAATTTTATAGTTATCATGCTAATAGCGCCGGTTCTGCAAACAaagtcaaaaatattttggaGGAGTTAGTTAGTAAGGAAAATAAAGTGTTAGAATATTGGACGCAGCGAAAGAAACGGTTAGATCAATGTCATCAGTATGTTTTGTTTGAACGTAGCGCGAAGCAGGCTCTCGAATGGATTAAAGAAACCGGAGAATTGTATTTAGCGACACATATTAATGTCGGTAAGAATCGCATTGAGAATGAGCAATTGTTGCAAGAGCATATCGAGTTCAAAGGTGCAGCGAAAGAAACAAGGGAAAGAGTGAAATTATTGATTCAACTCGCTGATAATTTAGTCGAAAGGGGTCATGCACATGCCGCGGCGATCAAGCAAGCCGTTGCCGAAGTTGATCAGCGATACAAAGACTTCAGCACGCGAATGGATTGTTACAAGACACAAATAGAAGGTGATTTAGGTATACAGCCTGACGAGGTACACAGAGATCTGTCTATTGACCGAAATTCGGATCCGTTGCtggaagagaaaattaaaggTAAAGATCTGAAAGAATTAAACGAGGAGAAAAGAAGATCTGCACGAAGAAAAGAGTTTATTATGGCTGAACTCTTGCAAACTGAACGTACGTACGTAAAAGACTTGGAAACTTGCATCCGTTGCTTCTTGGATGAGACACGAAGTGGAAAGGGAAACGTTCCAGCGGGTTTACAAAATCgagaatcaattatttttagcaaCATAGAAGAGATCCATCAGTTTCACAGTAACGTATTTTTACGCGAACTGGAAAAATACGAAACCATGCCAGAAGACGTAGGACATTGTTTTGTAGTGTGG GCACCTAAATTCGACATGTATGTAACTTACTGTAAGAATAAACCTGAGAGCAATCAATTGTTAATAACGCACAGTGGAACGTGGTTTGAGGAATTGCAGAGAAAACATAGAGTAGAACATCCTATCGCTGCATATTTAATCAAACCTGTACAGAGAATTACTAAGTATCAGCTGCTACTAAAGGACTTACag gctTGTTGCCAAGAGGGACAaggcgaaataaaagaaggattAGAAGTGATGTTAAATGTGCCTAAAAAAGCTAACGATGCCTTACACTTAAGTCTACTGGAAGGTTGCGACGTTAGTATAGATGCGCTCGGTGACGTTGTATTACAAGATTCGTTCACAGTATGGGACCCAAAACAGTTAATCAGGAAAGGAAGAGATCGtcacatatttctttttgaattGTATCTTCTTTTTACGAAGGAAGTCAAAGATTCCGCAGGAAAG GTGaaatacgtttataaaaatcgcTTGCTGACCTCGGAGTTGGGCGTGACCGAGCATATCGAAGGCGACGAATGCAAATTCGCGGTATGGACAGGACGGGCACCGACTAGCGACACGCGCGTAGTATTGCGGGCAAATTCAATGGACGCGAAGCAGCTGTGGGTGATGCGGTTACGCGAGGTGATACAGGAGACCTTTTTGGGCAAGAATATGCCCAAGAGCCCGGCTAAAAAGAGCTCCAGTCAACGTTCGAGCAGAGATTTGGAAGAATGCGCATCTTTGGACGAAAGTGTGGAGAATCTTGATAGAAATTCCTTGGCTTCCTTCGGTTCGACTAATACTACTGATTCCGATAAG ACCGGAGTTGTCGAGATGACGTGGGTGGTCGCCGATCATATGGCCGCACCGGGTTCCAGAGAACTCAGCGTAACGAAAGGGCAGCAGGTCGAGGTACTGGAGAACGGTAGCACGAACACCGGTACCACCGCCGGTGTGACAAACACCGGCGAGTGGACCCTGGTTCGTCTGCCGCTCACACCTGGACAAGTTGAGCCGGCTGCGGAGGGTCTGGTCCCTACCAGCGCCCTGAAGCAGCCGCCGGCTGCCTCCTGCAAAACTTCGCCGTCCAGGAAAGCGTCCacgcaacagcagcagcagccgcaACAACAACAGTCGCATCAACATCATCATCAGCAACAGCAGTCACATCATCATCCGTATCATCAGCAACAGATCAATCAAGCAATCGTCCAAGCGCAGCAGCAGCCAACTGCCGTCTCGTCATCGACCACCGCCAATACGTTGCCACCGACCTGCGGTGTCGCCGGCGTCCCGCCGACGACGCAGCAGGCTACCTCGTTGACCGCACTGTCGTCCGCGGTGCTGTCGCCGATGTTGTCGGAAGACACGG aaaaCGCCGGAAGCGACGGCAGCGGATCAACCAGTACAAATTCACCCGGCAATAAGAGGCGGGGTTTCAGCGG ACGGAAATGGCTGCCACCTTCTTTACGCAAACTTAGCCAAGGTAAAGTCGAGAAAACCAATACGGCTGTGCCTCCGGCGTCATCACCTCCTTTGATTGGGCCGTCTTTGAAGAAAAGCAGCTCGgacaaacgttttaaattACCGAGTGGTGTTGAGCACAATCGGCCCGGCAAGGCGGCGTTCGAGGTCGAGGCCGAAGCGCATGAGGTCAGCaaggaagagagcgaggagcAGCAGGAAGTTGACGTTGATGTTGACGCCGACGTTACGGAAAGCGATGATACGGCGGTGACGAGTTTGCAGGAACAGAACGGCGGTGAAGATGCCGATGACGATCTGGAACTTCCTCCTCCGATGAAGCCTATAACTGAACCGATACTTGTTGCTACCGCAAATGGTCCATCAGGCTCCGCAATACCAAGTGAATTACCTGGAAAACGg tCCGCCAGTCTGTCAGAACGTACGACGAAAATACTCGATGGCGGTGCGACAACAGCCGATCTCTCGGAGATCGAACAGATTGTCAAGGAAAGAATG GAGCAGCATACAGAAAATCAGGAAAGGCATAGTCTCATGAGAACTCCTAACGGGAAATCGTTGAGCAACGAAGAGGAATATTGCAACGCGGCTATTAATGCAATCGCTTCCGACGAGTCAGATCCAGAAAGTGCCGCGATTGCAAAGCGACAGTTTGTCATTCGCGAGTTAGTGGATACTGAGAGAGATTACGTCAATGACTTAAAGCAGATAGTTGAAGGCTACATGGCACTAATGCGAGATCCTGACTGCGAAATCCCTTTACCAGAAGATCTGCGCGCTGGGAAAGATAAGATGGTTTTCGGTAACATAGAAGCTATCTATGAGTGGCATAGAGA CTTTTTCCTCAAAGCTTTGGAACGTTGTTTGGAACGTCCTGAAGAGCTAGGACCTCTCTTTAAACGTTACGAGCGGAAGCTGCACATGTACGTGGTGTATTGCCAGAACAAACCCGTTTCGGAGTACATCGTGTCCGAACACATAGATACTTATTTCGAG GAACTTAGGCAAAAACTTGGGCATCGTTTGCAACTCTGCGACTTGCTGATCAAGCCCGTACAAAGGATTACAAAATATCAACTTCTTCTACGGGAGGCACTGCGCCTCACTGAGCGAACTCAAAGGTTATCGGAAATCGAAGGCCTCAGAGCGGCGGCTCATGTCATGCGAGTTATTCCTAAAGCTGCAAACGATATGATGGACGTTGGGAGATTACAAGGTTTCGAT ggtaAAATTACAGCGCAAGGGAAGCTTTTGTTACACGGCCCACTTCTGGTGTCAGAAATATCAAACGCATCGATGAGAGGAAAAGAATGgcaagtttttcttttcgaacaaaatattatcttCAGCGAAACTGTCGGCAAGAAAACGCAGTTCACCAATCCtgtctatatatataaagctCATATTCAG GTAAACAAAATGAGTCTTGAAGATTCGAATGATGATCCAGAGAAATTTATCATTCGGTCAACGGATCCCCGAAATCCCGGGCTAGGATTCTGCTGTAGCGTAGCAGAAGAAAGTAATGGACCGCGCAGGCAGGAGTGGGTAGATACCATCACTGCCATCCTGCAAACTCAGCGCGACTTCCTGAAGGCGATACAATCACCGATTGCCTACCAGAAGGAACTTACCAAAGACCCACT CCGTGTCACCGTCTCCggcaccaccaccaccacgtCTGAACCAGTACGAGCGACCATGTCGGTTCCGCCGACTCTGATCATCTCTGGATCGACGAATCGAGACAAGGACCATAGGCCGACTCAACCGTTGCAACGTTCGCAAACTGGAGGACTGGAGCATGTACAGCCACGTACGCCGAGCCCGACAAAGAGTAGGCTGACTTTCCTGGAAGGATTTAAGAATACTCTACGCACACGCTCGCCGATTCGCAACAATTCCATCCCG CAAAGGggctcttcctcttcttcttga